The region aggctccttccccatcAGACGGGTGACGTCCCCATTTCCAGCCTCGGTAGCCAGGAATCGATCCTCCAGGGTCCCTGCCCTTGGTTGCTGCTTGACACACACAATACACCCAACCTCTACGGGAACACCCAACCGTTCAATCATAAAGAATCAAACAATAAATGACAGTTTAAGAAACCGGTCTTCAGTAActatagtgttttttttcatCTTGAAAATCAGTATTGCTCATCCAATCATCCAGTATAATATAAAGTGAATAGAAGAGTCTGTTGTGTTGTACTGTGGTAAGTTTGGATCTGTTGACAGAGTGCACATGGCCACTAACCATAACCATTTCTCACTCTGCAGGCATGACACTACACTTTAACTTGTTTGGCTGGAACAAATGTGGGGTAAACTGAGAATGTGACAGTAATGGGTAGCACCTTTATCTACCCACCTCTCTGCTACCTTAGAGAACTGGCTTCATCCTGTCAGAGCACAGGCTTATGTTTGTCAGTGCTAATTGGTTTAGGTGTTTCTAATGCTAAGAAGTGACCTTCATCCGCTCGCTCACTTACTAAATTTATTCCTCTGTTACTTTGAAATAACAGAGAAAGCTTGTCAACATTCAGGTTTATTGGACTGGACATTTAGTTTTAGATGTCTTTAATTTATGAATACTGTTGGTGTCCAGTTGAAGTTGTGTACAGGTCAGTTTCACATGTTGACTAAAACATCAGCCAGAACCTCGGTGTGACCACTCTGTCCTGCCAGAGGCCTTTACTATCAGTTCTTACCGGGGTATATCACCATGATAACGTGCTGCAATCCTCATCTTCCCTGGAGCAAGCTGTGTTCCAGGTTAGAGATCAACAGGCATGAAATCACTGCCTACTGACTAGTGAAGTCTACGGAAAATAGCATCACCATTCCTGGAAGATCCCTCACACCTCTGCAAACTGAGTAGTCTAAGGTTTTCTGATTTAAGTCACCTTAAAACTACATGATTGTGTCCTTTGCTCATATTGCAAGAATCTAAAAGAAGAGCTTGTTTtgaagggtttttttccccactagggcagggcaatatggccaaaaatatttatcacgatatatttgaaaatttacCATAACAATATAattgacgatataattgacactagacaaaatactttacaactccactactttattagtgcaaagaaaccccatcaatgtattttcacttaaacaagcagctgtttttatgtgcattacaaaaattgtgctttggtgtgtatctgacggacaaaagcGGGGTCAGTTCCTCAACCCtggaagttgcagcatttttacaaaccaattctggttcatctgtttcattcaaagatctactttcgctcttctcattctccgtcgccgccatgctttttccgccatgtgcgtatgaaagcaaaggcactgcgcatgcccgttttacccatattctattgtgatatttcattttcttatcattgcctaacgttataccggtattaccgtgaacgatATGATATGACCCAACCCTATTTCCCACCATCTTCCTGTATCCTCAGCAGtgacaccaaccctctgcatgccCTAGTTGACTCTTCCGCTGGGCGAGGAATGGTCTTGATCTTGTTGTGGGTTTAACTGACAGTATAGCTGCTTTTGTTTTACAGAGACACATATACAGTACACTTATGAAATTCTCAAATGACCTACAGTCACCAAGCTGAATGTTtcccttctctttttttcaggaTGGTGGAAGGATAACATTCAAGGAGTTGCACTCCCTCCACCCAAAGTGACCTGTCTTCTCCTTTTGTCCACTTTCACCTGCAGTCCATTTTGCTAGCTGCAAGCTTGCTGACCTGACCTTATGGGATTTCATAGACTGCATGTATTCCACAGTAACATCATATAAATTCCTTTTAAATTAGACATTCCTATAGCAGACACCCTCCTGACTGAAGGACAGAATGAAATAAGTACAGAATGGTGGGATATTAACTCCCTGCACATCCAAAATAGTCACCTTGGTCTGTAGGATTCATACTGGTATCGCTTGTTCCTTATCAACCCCACCCCTTTTCTAGTGTTATTGGGCCATGGTTCGCAAGAAAAGCTCTTTTATACTATGCGGTGCTTTCCTGTTTGTCGCCTGGAATGCTTTGCTTCTACTTTACCTTTGGGGTCGCCCTCCCATGGGCCACCTAGGAGAAGGCGGTGGAGCTGAACCAGGAGGAAAGGAGGAGTGGGGCATGGTCAGAGGTAAAGGAGGTCAAGTTAACCTTGCTGGGGAGGTCATCCGACTGGCCGAGGAGGTTGAAATTCAACTTGACACCCAGAAAAAGCTATTAAAGCAAATTGAAAGTCACAGGGCAGTGTGGGCTCGGCAGAAGGAGATTGGGAAAAAGCAAACTGATAATATCAAAGAAGTAAATCAGATTGTTGACCAGCAGCAGAATAATCCAGTTCCTCTCATAAATGATGTGTATGTTGGGGACCAAGgtgaaataaaacacacacagaggtctgTTGCTACAGTAGCTGCAGGCTCCAATATAGAACGGCATCAGGCCACTGATGTAAAGGAAGAGGTTGCTGAGGACAATAAAGTAACAGCTTCTGTTTCTGGTCCACAAGTCATCATTCCCATTCTGGTTATTGCCTGTGACAGAGTGACAGTAAAGCGGAGTCTTGACAAACTGATACAGTACCGCCCTTCTCAAGAACTGTATCCAATCATCGTCAGCCAAGACTGCGGCCATGCTGAGACGGCTCGTGTGATTGGCTCATACGGAGAAAAAGTAACGCACATAAGCCAACCAGACCTGTCGGACATCAGAGTCCGGCCAGAACACAGGAAGTTCCAGGGGTACTACAAAATCGCCCGACATTACCGCTGGGCACTCAACCAAGTATTTCACACATTCTCGCAGTCTACTGTGGTCATTGTGGAGGATGACTTGGAGGTGAGTGCTCTCAGACATCCACATTATTGTCATGGTATTGATGATGGGTgttttgatgcatgctcagtcatccaggtaagtaaatctccaaaagttgattctgttcatctggacgtagcgtttgggggagaaacgtttcgtcatcatcaggtgacgtcttcagtctcagctgactgcaggtttcaatcttataaacagcacatctgcataatgactgaaaccagcccactgaaggaacaatgggctgggaggtcagttccttaatcttaattatgcaaactCTCATTGATCAACAGCCACTgacctgtaggtgtaaatagactgcagagtcctggcaaGCGgatggtacaacacaggagagccacctcgtcaggccaggactctgcagtctatgcacacctacaggccagtagacactttcaatgatgaggatgtaacatcctggacagggaggaacgctggtttgagggcggagtcaaggaggccatttacgtgaaaagggaaagaccatctctgaatggaggaggggcctaagggtccatctgtcaccatcttacaatgctgtgattgcagccattccccaactccaTGTTAATGGTGCTCATGgacattgatcagtgggttttggtcagtggttgttgatcaatgagagtttgcataattaagattaaggaactgacctcccagcccattgttccttcagtgggctggtttcagtcattatgcagatgtgctgtttataagattgaaacctgcagtcagctgagactgaagacgtcacctgatgatgatgaccaaacgtttctcccataaaacgctatgtccagatgaacagaatcaacttttgaagATGATGAGTGTTATTTTGCTGTCATTGTATCATTTTAGCAGCAAAGACTTCAGTAGACTTGTCATCCTCTTTTGGCTAGTCCCTTTattaggggtcaccacagtgaATGATCTGTGGCATATGCTAGTTATAACCGTGGTCGCACCCCAAAACCCATATTTGATTTAAATGTGACAGATAAAAGCGTTTCATCCTTGTGCACTTCTGAGCAGCTTATAGAGCATCTACTGTGTACATTTTACATAGTGTCTCGACCTTTTTGGAATCGAGGGTTATATTTACATGACTACTCAGAACCTCAGGTGGGAAACAACTTGGTATATCCTATTTCTAATGTTGTTCCTTTACATTTTTACTGGTGCCACTTGTGCCTAATTGAATTTGTTCTCCATAAGCACACAGTGGTCTAAGTATGACTGCACTTAAATGATTCAGAGAGTTTCTGTATAGAAGAGTGATCTAAAATCTCTCCTGAGATGTGTGTAGACCTGGTGACCAACTACAAGGAACGTCTTACCGCTGTGGTGCCAACAAGGGATTCTCCCTCAAGCGTTAAGTCATGTTTGCTTGGGGATCAAATGCTTATTTCACTCAATGGCCTGCAACTTATTTGATGGcttttatgtcatttttggttgatattctgcCTCTCTCCGGTAAAAGTGAAACTACCATAGAAATTTCAGACTGTTCTACAGAATTATTACCAGCTCTGCGCATGCTGTTGATCCGTGGAGTGTTCTCAGTTTTTCACacattgtttttgcattttggttCAGTTTTAGTTAAATAAATCATGACACTATGTAGTATGTCGTGGTATGTGTTGTTGTCCATTTCAGGTTGTATTTATCCAATCGTAAGGCCTGCTAAGAACTTCTTTCTTAAGAACTGACCGCTTTAAAGTACAAATCCGTTCTGAAGTAAAAAGCTTCGTGTGACACAGAAAAGTTGTGGTAAAAAGAGGCTCTGCAGTTACAGCAGTATAAAGTAATTTCAACCAGCAGCTCTGGAGAAACTGAGCCCTGGGGAAAAATCTGGCTTTACTTATGTAGCTGGTATCTACCAGTTTGCTCTTTTCATGTTTCAGGCAGGTCGTGGAATGAGTCTGTTCTTTGCTGAATGCTTTGTCTTTAAGAATAAAGAGTTTAAGTGAATGGATCTTTTACACTTGGTGTAACACACCACTGGATTACTACACACTGTATGTGTGGAAGCTATCGTTCAGATTTTagtgttttgtggacttttcTGTTTAATAATAGACCTCAGAGGTGAATGATCAGGAATGATGCTGTGGTCCCAGGCTGGTCTCAAAGCAGAGACCCTTGTTCCTCTACGACTCCCCCCATTAAAATCTGCTTTAGTTGTTTTGTGGGGGAAACTATTTACATAACAAGCATGTGATGTCTGAGGCAGCCCAGTTACTGATCTTTGTACATGGGATAGGGAAAGAGTTGGAGATTAAGGTGGAACTGGGACTGGAAGATCACGGACGCAGCTGCATGCTCCGATAGGTTGGGGCTGAAATGGGACAAAAAGGGAATGTTTATTCATTGATTAATTAAATTGTTGgtgtttttactatttttaatttttattttcattgtctaACTGCAATATCTGCCAATAACACCAGAAGAGAGAGAATTATTATTGAACTATTAATGCTGAGTTTAACTTACTGGTGCAGCCCTCCACAACAGTTTGTTTTCCTCTCATGTAGCCCCTTGGGAAAATTCATTACCCAGTCCTCTAAATTAATAGTTGGTAATTAATAACAGCTAGTGTGTTTGATCCCTACCCTAGgtcaagtcaagtggctttattgtcCTTTCAACCATGTACAGTGGTACAGCACAGAGTGAGGCGAGACAGCGTTCCTCTAAGATGAAGGTGCTATATATAACAGACAATCAGCACAGGACTACAGAAAGTGCAAGTGTGCAAAAATTACAAAACCAGTGCAACACCAGACAGGACAGAACGATGCAGACACGCAACAGTCCAACAGGAAAGTGCAACAACCACAGTGGGTTGTGCAAAAAGACTGAGCATTGTGCAAAaggtaactgtgtgtgtgtgtgtgtcagtcagtcCAGTCACTGAGTGTTCGAGAGTCTGACGGCctgggggaagaaactgttccacagtttgGCAGTGAGGGGCAGGATGCTCTGGTACCTCTTTCCAGAAGGCAGCAGGTGAAGAGTGTTTGTGAGGGGTGTGAggggtcctccacaatgctggtggctcTGCGGATGCAGTGGGTGTTATACGTGTCCATGATGGAGGGAAGAGAGGCTCCAGTGATCTTCTCGGCTGTTCTCACTATCACATTGTACGGTATTGCAATCTGATACGGTGCACTTACCATACCAggcagtgatgcagctgctcaggatgctctcgCTAGTCTCTCTGTAGAAGGTGGTGAGAATGGATGGAAGGAGATGGGCTTTTCATGTTGAGGGACCAGGAGAGGTTCTCCGGCAGGTGGACACCAAGGAATTTGGTGCTCTTGACGACCTCCACAGAGGATCCAATGATGTTAAGTGGGCAGTGATCTCTCCGTGCTCTCATGAAGTCAACAAtcctgtcttttgttttgtccacATTCAGAGACAGATTGTTGACTCTACACCAGTCTGTTAGCTGTTGCACCTCCTCTCTGTATGCTGACTCGTCGTTCTTGCTTCAGTTTTCTAATTAGGTGCTGAGGAATGATTGTgctgaatgctgaactgaagtctatgaaaCGCATTTGTACATATGTGTCCTTAATGTCTCCATGGTGTGCATTATGCACATACCAACCCAACAGACAGGCACACCTCTACTGCATGAATATCACGAAAGTGACCAGTATAGGTAAGGTACATCATGCCAGGATCAAGTCTTCTGTCACGGAGCAATCAAACCTTTGATATTCGGCTGCAGGTAGCCTCGTTCTACTAAACACTAATCAGAATGCTTCATCTTGAATAAACTGAACGCTCAtcagtttaggttttgttttttttgttttttttttttgttttttgtagaatTATTAAGGACCTCATGTAGGACATTCAAGCATGAGAAATTATGCAAGAATTACAATCAAAAAGTTCTAGGACTGCAACCATGAAAATCAACTGATTTAAGAAGTCACAGAAATCAGTCCTGAAGTGAACATCAAGATCTTCTCAGATGGCAAAGCAAAAAGTGAACGCTCGACTTCCGAAAAAACAATTAACATGGAGGAAGGGAAAATGTAAATGTCACATGTTGCATGCAAACTACAAACCAATAACAGCATTTGTAGGGTAACGCTGGGAATGAAAATGATGGGACTCAGCTCCCTGCTTCAGCTTTTGTCTGCTGTATTTGTTGGCTTGTTTATGCTACAGTACTTTCACAAATATGAATCTACAAAGCCAGAACATGCGCTGTCGTACACTAGAATACTCCTTTCAGGCCCGTTCGTTTTGTGGTGAGCAaacatttaaatggtttcaggttgaACAGTAGTAGTTGTTGTTGGCTAACAGACTAGAAGAACAAAGGACATTTGGATTGGCATCTTGTCTGTGACCATCAGAGAAGAACAGATAGTAAAACAATGTCTAATAAATAGGTAAATAATACCTGGATCGTTACACTTGAGGCAGTGATTATGTGTTTGAAGCAGCAGAATTACTCTTCATCTGTCTCCTCTCTTTCAGGTCGCACCTGACTTCTTCGAGTATTTCCGAGCCCTGTATCCAATCTTGCGTTCTGACCCAACCCTGTGGTGCGTTTCTGCCTGGAACGATAATGGCAGAGACGCCTTGGTGGATTCGTCCAAAGCTGATCTCCTCTACAGGACAGACTTCTTCCCTGGTCTGGGCTGGATGCTGCTGAAAGAGATGTGGGATGAACTGGAGCCCAAATGGCCATCGGCCTTCTGGGACGACTGGATGCGTCAGCCGGAACAGCGCAACGGCCGCTCCTGCATTCGGCCAGAAATCTCTCGGACTATCACCTTTGGCCGGAAAGGTGTGAGCTTAGGTCAATTCTTTGACCAGTACCTTCGTTATATTAAGCTAAACACTGAATTTGTGCCTTTTACCAAACTGGATTTGTCTTATTTGCTAAAAGAGAAGTATGAGGAAAAGTTTAAAGAGGTTTATAGCGCCCCACTGGTAAAGATTGAGGATCTGCAACAAGGGGGCAGTTTAAGAGGACCTGGGCCGTACAGGGTGCAGTACTCCACCAGGGACAGTTTTAAAGTCTTTGCTCGAAATCTGGGAGTAATGGATGACTTAAAATCAGGAGTTCCTCGTACAGGTTATAGAGGTGTGGTCAGCTTCCTGTACCGTGGTCGAAGGGTGTTCTTAGCTCCACCAGAGGGCTGGTCGCAGTATGACACCAGCTGGAGCTGAGAGACCCAGACGCGGTCCAAATGGTATTGAAGAGGGGACAGAGCCTTAATCAGAGGAACACCCTCTCAGACCAAAGAATACGGTGGACGCAGGAGTTCAAAGTTAAACGTGGAGCTGGAAGGCCGAGCTTCTAAAACTGACGCTCATTGAGGATCGGCACGTGTGGGCCACACAGACTTCAGAGCGGTCCCACTTTGGCTGAAGCCATTCCATCCTTAAACTAAACGGCTGCTGTCGGCGTGCCTTGCTTTCTGGGCTCATTTTGTTTGGTGTATTCTCTCTTCTTGTGACAAACTGGCCAAATATAGACTTGACATCACTTTCAGATGTTTGCAGCAGCTACTGGTAATCATGTCATTATCAACAGTGTGAGTGATGGTACACTGCAGTGGAGCCTGACAGGTATTGGATcaatgcagttttgttttttggtgggTCTTAGTTTTGGCTAGTCTGTGATGCAGAAAGAGTAAGCACTCTGCTAGATAAACTATGATAACACATTTGTAATGACTCCCCGAGCATTTTGCTATGAACATCATCAATTTGCACATACTAGACAAAAAGTAAGCAGATACTGTGAAATCCTAGAATCAGTCAGACTCTGCACTGAAAGCACACTAATCACCGTTCACACCTGGGAGAAAGAAGTGTCCTATGTAACACCTTATCCACCTCTTGGCTTCTGTAACGCTTGTAGAAGGCATCACGCATTAgattgtatataaaagatggacacactGAAGCCTCGAGCTGACCATTTTAAACATCAGCTGAACAAAGTGAGGGGTCAATCTGACTGTGCAGTGTTTCCCTCCGCCTTCCTACAGCTCACAGATGTGACTACAGAGACAAAAGCAGGGAAAAATGATTTGTGACCATGAACCGATTGAAGTAAATAAACACAGCTTCAATTGTTTTTACTTCTTTCCCCTTGATTTCTGGGCTGGAGATCTTGCTGAGAAACTGAGGACCAATGCAGGCTCATGTGAAAATCAAACGGTAACCCAACAAGTAAAGCATGCTGTGATTTATCCTCCTCAGAATCATCAGGAAGGTTTTTACTGAGTCCTTAAATCAAGAAAGAGGTTTTTCAAGTTTTTGTGcagctgccccctgctggcctttGGAAAGAATGCAGGCAACACgtgcatcttttatatacagtgtgtggTAGTAAACAGGCCATTTTCAAAGTTTAGGGAGATCAAAACGGTAGGTTGGATTGAGGACTAACTGACAACAGTGCAGTACTTGCTTTACTGTCTCTCAGTCACGAGGCACAACATTTTTTACTCATGAGTGCTACAAATACAGAGGTGTGGATGCCAAATAACCAGATGTAGTCTGAATAAGGTCTGACGtctaataacagtaataatagGTTTCAGATATAAAACAAGAGTGTACACCTGAATCTACTAAATATTGTTTCCACAAAGAATGAAGCTCTGGTGAGAAACCGCTGTTTTAGTGAGGAGGTGACATTGTTAGAAGCATTTACACGGGACAAACAGCAGGTGCGTGAGTGCACGAAGTCTTCACTATCAAACCAACATAGGCAACGAGACTCCACAGAGCCCGTCATCCTGTCGAACTCTGATGAACTTGTATGAATAATGTTAAAGTGTAGTTTGAGAAGAAAGTGATACCTGCCCACAAACCATCACGTAGGTTAGTCTGTGGGGATGGTTAGTGGCTTTCCTGGTTCAGAAAGCTGCTTTAAAAATAGAGCTCTAGTCCTGCTCGAGCAGACGTCtaatcttaaaaagaaaaactttgaaaacctGTCACTCCAGTGTGAATCACAGCCATGCTTTACTGAAAAACACTACATTTCAGAGGGTTACAGTATTTTTCCAACACGCTCCCTTCAGGTGTGTCAAGCTGTAGGTTTATGAAGGACGTAAAGCTGCAAATTAACTTCAAATTTCACTGACATCATGATCGCCCTCATCATGAAACAGCAACCAGTGTTTGATAGTTTCTGCAACAGGAGGTCTGTGAGGTAGCTACAGATGATTATCACTGTACTGTAATTAGCTTTGGGAGATTATCTACATGATTGACTGATACCCACTTCTGTATGGTGATGTGTAAAACCACTGCCTGATGTTTATAACTTTATTACATTACAAATAAAATCCACTATTTTGATATTTGTCCATATATTGAAGGAAATTTTCAGTTCTCATATCCATGGGTGTCCACAGTGATCACTCCTTAGTTGGAGCGTAATAGCTGCACTGACTGAAGATCACACTAAAAAGCACACAGGGCACTACACCCTATGTGACCAGACCACGTctaaagaatgaaaaaaatacaGACATTATTGTGTGTTGTGCCAAACGAGCTGTGATGAGACGTCTTCGTTCAGCTTCCTCAGTTATTCAGTTGATTCATGGAGTTAAGGTGGCCGACGCGCTGTGAAAAAACCTTTGCATGCAGGACTGTCAGATACTCAAATTTAAAAGGTGCTGTTCACAAGTATACATGGTCCAAGATGTTGTCTTCAACAAGGCttggatttaaaaacaaatatacaacaGATCATACTAACATGTTGAAAGTAAAATCACAAAGACTCACGAATCTAATCTCATTTTAACTCCAAATGATATTAAACATAAGAGATTCCTTTTggaaaggatggatgggtgtgtGCTCTAGAGAAGGAATCAAACTTCCTGTCAGCAGttaaaaatcccacatgcatgaTATTATCAGGCTCCATTTACACCTATGCCGTGAATATTGGTGAAAGCACCGTTAATGGTATGTAGAGGTTTTAAAGAAAACTGTGCTGCCATCCTGACAAGTCTGAGTGTCAGACGATAACAAACACATTGTGCATGTATCCCAACAGCACGAGTGTGGATGtggatttaaaaaaggaaaagaaagaataaaggaGACCTTACCAGgcaaactttattaatccacaGCAGTAAACAGTGCCTTTCTACTGTCAGTACTAAACTACCTCTGGTACTTCCACTCACACCTAGAAAACCAGATAACTTGAATTATATATTAACAAATACCGACATTAGAAACTTAAATAATATCATACAAAGTCTATTCTGAATCattcctgcagagggagctgtgcCCCTGCGTTCTTCCTTTCAATAAGCACAGGCTTGGGTAAATATCTGCTGTTGGACATGCCAGGTTTCATACAAACACAGTCTGCATCTTCCATCAGAGTAAAACTGCAAAGTGAATCGAAGTCCAACTGGAGCGTCCGGCTCGTTTATCGTGCTGGTTCAACTGCAggagcgcacacacacgcacacacacgcgcacacccACACGCgcgcacccacacacacgcacacacacgcacacacacgcacgcacacgcacgcacacacacgcacacacagtgctGTTAGTTTGGATGAACCTTACAATAATTcaagaaacaaaagaagactTGGTGTACGAGGAGATGTCTATCTCTTCCGGCAGCTCGCCGATGTTCACCTCGAAGCGGTCCTGGACATCGTTGAGCGTGCGGGCGTCACCTTCATCAGACACAAATGTGATGGCCAGGCCTTTCGTTCCAAACCTGCCTGCTCGAGCAACCTACACCAAGACACCAGTGCAGCTGACCACATTACTCAGTCAGGATCACAGACTACAGCACAGTAGGGCAAACTAATCACAGTACAGGATAAGTATAAGACAATATAGTATGGCTTTGATAGAAGCCCTCTCCGTGTTCTTCTGGCATAGGTTAATGTTAGTGAATAAATGCTGTCCCAGAGTATTTGATCTGCCTTTTCTCTTCCGTACCCGTGTTTGTCCTATGAAGTCCTCTTTCAACAGAAGACTTCCTTCCAGCCTGGGTGCAGGACAGAGACCCTCCTTGCCACTCTTGGGATAAGCTACTACCTGCTCAGCTGATTATAACATTAATAAATGCCTCACACCTGTGTCTATCTAATAAAGAGCTCAGATTTCTCAGCATCTCCTTAAATATGTATTTGTACATCATCCAATAAGTCACAAATATGACCTTGTGCAGCTTTCACATATATTTCTATTACTCTTTTAGCCTGTCAGGTGAACAACACATGGATAGTCTCACCCTGTGAAGGTAAGTGTCAGAGTCTTCTGGCATGTCATAATTGAAGGCAATATTGACTCTCTCAATGTCCATCCCTCGTCCAAACAGGTTGGTGGCCACCAGGATTCGCCTCTGGAAGTCCTTGAACTGCTGGTAGCGAGACAAACTACAGAGGACAATAAGTGAAGCTTAGTCTGTGTGTCACATATCCTCACATTGAAAGTTTCATTATGTGTGTATTGGGCTGCTGAGTTGATCAACATCctcacagtactgtgcaaatgtcCCCACTCAtgtctttacatttttttctcccaATGACACAGACCTTCTTGGAATTTTTGAAGTGGTCTTGAGTAACAGCTCTCCAGCTTCCTGAAagactttcaaagtttttcttggACATCAGCTTTTTTTGAGTGTATTTATGGGATTTTTGGTCACCGACATCAGTCAGACACTGATGCTGGATGAGAAGGACTGGCTCGTAGTCTCCACTTTAATTTATCCCACAGGTGTTTGTGACAGGGTGTGGTttctggctcagctgcaggggaggggtggagcAGTGCTTGGAGGAGGCTGAAGGCCACAGCTGTTCCTCATTGTTCCACCTTGTCTTTCCCTATTTAAGTAGCACGCTAAGTCCATGGGTGTAGAGAGTGGAAGGCGCAGAGACAGAGGAGCAGCTGAGTGTACAGTCATGTGTTCTGTCAGGCAGAGCTAAgaactctgtgcaggccagtcaagttcttccacatcAAAGCTGCTTATTTATATGGAGCTTGCTTTGTGGACTTGTTGATTATCTGACAGGAGGACCACAACGTGCGTCTTCAAcattgtgtgtctgacaaggtgatcggCAACACGGGCACCAcaagggactgtcctctcccctttcctcttcaccatctacaccaCAGACCTTTTACTTTTAGATGATCCTGcagtggttggatgcatcagtgaGGGTGATGAGTGTTGGGCTGTGGtcgagcagaatcatctgcaacTCAGCGTAGCAAAGACCAACCGATTTAGGAGGACCGGGAAACCtgtgacccctgtttcaatccagggggtcgaTGTgcaggactataaatacctcagAGTACACCTGATAATAAATTGTAGTGGGTTAAAAACACCACTGCActctacaggaagggccagagtcgtctctgaGGTCTTCAACATCTGTCGGACAACACACAGgtgtttctatgagtctgttgtggacAGTGCTATCCTCTGTGCTGTTGCTTGC is a window of Maylandia zebra isolate NMK-2024a linkage group LG22, Mzebra_GT3a, whole genome shotgun sequence DNA encoding:
- the mgat1b gene encoding alpha-1,3-mannosyl-glycoprotein 2-beta-N-acetylglucosaminyltransferase b, which encodes MVRKKSSFILCGAFLFVAWNALLLLYLWGRPPMGHLGEGGGAEPGGKEEWGMVRGKGGQVNLAGEVIRLAEEVEIQLDTQKKLLKQIESHRAVWARQKEIGKKQTDNIKEVNQIVDQQQNNPVPLINDVYVGDQGEIKHTQRSVATVAAGSNIERHQATDVKEEVAEDNKVTASVSGPQVIIPILVIACDRVTVKRSLDKLIQYRPSQELYPIIVSQDCGHAETARVIGSYGEKVTHISQPDLSDIRVRPEHRKFQGYYKIARHYRWALNQVFHTFSQSTVVIVEDDLEVAPDFFEYFRALYPILRSDPTLWCVSAWNDNGRDALVDSSKADLLYRTDFFPGLGWMLLKEMWDELEPKWPSAFWDDWMRQPEQRNGRSCIRPEISRTITFGRKGVSLGQFFDQYLRYIKLNTEFVPFTKLDLSYLLKEKYEEKFKEVYSAPLVKIEDLQQGGSLRGPGPYRVQYSTRDSFKVFARNLGVMDDLKSGVPRTGYRGVVSFLYRGRRVFLAPPEGWSQYDTSWS